In Musa acuminata AAA Group cultivar baxijiao chromosome BXJ3-11, Cavendish_Baxijiao_AAA, whole genome shotgun sequence, one DNA window encodes the following:
- the LOC135652121 gene encoding very-long-chain aldehyde decarbonylase GL1-10-like, protein MLPYATLEEAEAALGRSLTAAETLWFRYSARMPDYLVYYHNIIFLFVIFSLAPLPLALIELRLPAAVSPFKLQPKVRHSAASFFRCYKDVMRVFIFVVGPLQLTSYPTVKFVGIRTGLPLPSLWEAAAQLAVYFLVEDYGNYWIHRLMHGKWGYEKIHHIHHEFTAPIGFAAPYAHWAEVLLLGIPSFVGPAIAPCHMIIFWLWIALRQLEAIETHSGFDFPFTPTKFIPFYGGAEYHDYHHYVGGQSQSNFASVFTYCDYLYGTDKGYRYHKACLAKLKEEQWRNGDRNGEVNGFSYNKKSE, encoded by the exons ATGCTGCCGTACGCGACATtggaggaggcggaggcggcgctgGGGCGGAGCCTTACCGCTGCGGAGACCCTATGGTTCCGCTACTCCGCCCGGATGCCCGACTACCTCGTCTACTACCACAACATCATCTTCCTGTTCGTCATCTTCAGCCTCGCCCCCCTCCCGCTCGCATTGATCGAGCTCCGCCTCCCCGCCGCCGTCTCCCCCTTCAAGCTCCAGCCCAAGGTCCGCCACTCGGCGGCCTCCTTCTTCCGGTGTTATAAGGATGTCATGCGCGTCTTCATCTTCGTCGTCGGGCCGCTCCAACTCACCTCCTACCCCACCGTTAAG TTCGTGGGAATACGGACCGGGTTGCCCCTGCCTTCATTGTGGGAAGCAGCCGCGCAGCTGGCGGTGTACTTCTTGGTGGAGGACTACGGAAACTACTGGATCCACCGGCTGATGCACGGCAAGTGGGGGTACGAGAAGATCCACCACATCCACCACGAGTTCACAGCGCCCATAGGCTTCGCTGCCCCCTACGCTCACTGGGCAGAGGTGCTCCTCCTCGGGATCCCGTCCTTCGTTGGACCAGCTATCGCTCCCTGCCACATGATCATCTTCTGGCTCTGGATCGCCCTCCGCCAGCTTGAGGCCATCGAAACCCACAGCGG ATTTGACTTCCCTTTTACTCCTACAAAATTCATTCCCTTCTACGGTGGAGCGGAGTACCATGATTATCATCACTATGTAGGAGGGCAGAGCCAAAGTAACTTTGCTTCTGTGTTTACCTACTGTGATTACTTATACGGAACTGATAAG GGGTACAGGTACCACAAGGCATGCTTAGCAAAG CTGAAGGAAGAGCAGTGGAGAAACGGTGACCGAAACGGGGAAGTTAATGGTTTCAGCTATAATAAGAAGTCGGAGTAG